Proteins from one Argopecten irradians isolate NY chromosome 15, Ai_NY, whole genome shotgun sequence genomic window:
- the LOC138308669 gene encoding putative defense protein 3 yields MRVLLLVLLYGDFLMESSFGFSLGPPVGACVSMFPIHGADAQSSESPFTIIVNKNTYSPGEEITVFVNTTDNNPDIEFFEGLIIQARRARCDVVNYEEALGTFVLGSSEDFLGLMDCQGGANSSVVHKAHAHIYNRTFTWIAPSTRVGHIYFRGTIARRQSTFWTNVKSSFIRDTTDASTPVTCFHQSKQAIVSEECSTDSASGMGISFLLLAISAFYWVS; encoded by the exons ATGCGCGTGCTGTTGTTAGTGCTGTTGTACGGTGATTTCCTCATGGAATCCAGTTTCGGATTCAGTCTCGGTCCACCCGTAGGTGCATGTGTGAGCATGTTTCCTATCCACGGAGCTGATGCCCAATCTTCGGAGTCTCCGTTTACTATCATCGTCAATAAGAATACCTATAGCCCCGGGGAGGAAATTACAG TTTTCGTCAACACTACAGACAACAATCCGGACATCGAGTTTTTTGAAGGTCTGATAATCCAGGCGAGGAGAGCTAGGTGTGATGTGGTAAATTACGAGGAAGCTTTAGGGACGTTTGTGCTCGGTAGTTCCGAGGACTTCCTCGGTCTAATGGACTGTCAAGGGGGCGCAAAC AGCTCTGTCGTTCATAAGGCGCATGCGCACATCTACAATAGGACATTCACGTGGATTGCACCGTCAACACGTGTTGGACACATCTACTTCCG GGGGACCATTGCAAGAAGGCAGTCTACCTTCTGGACAAACGTGAAGTCTTCCTTTATCCGGGACACGACCGACGCTTCCACTCCAGTTACCTGCTTCCATCAGTCGAAACAGGCAATTGTCTCTGAAGAGTGTTCTACCGACTCAGCAAGCGGCATGGGTATCTCCTTTCTTCTCCTGGCTATCTCGGCATTTTATTGGGTCTCATGA